From Bombyx mori chromosome 3, ASM3026992v2, the proteins below share one genomic window:
- the LOC101744577 gene encoding uncharacterized protein LOC101744577 — translation MTEMSTEWESESEIKKPVKDVPVVQDQGLFKHDTGDTYDGYFEAKKKDRSVKMHGPGVYITAEGDSYKGVWENDRLGANDEVIIHFSDDARYEGQLKDWSFWGPGKYYYPDGSVVRCDFNDNCPVGNMVLSDPNGHVWLGKAELGCGWFGPVNHFYEMLEKTRDVSRKHVPKMKEDSVKAQLQKPIKAEQ, via the exons ATGACCGAAATGTCAACTGAATGGGAATCGGAGTCAGAGATCAAGAAACCCGTAAAGGATGTGCCGGTAGTTCAAGATCAAGGTCTTTTCAAACACGATACTGGTGACACTTACGACGGATACTTTGAAGCGAAAAAGAAAGATCGAAGTGTTAAGATGCATG GACCAGGAGTGTACATTACGGCTGAAGGGGACAGCTACAAGGGCGTTTGGGAGAACGATCGTCTAGGAGCAAACGATGaagtaataatacatttttctgATGACGCGAGGTACGAAGGTCAATTGAAAGATTGGAGTTTCTGGGGTCCTGGAAAGTATTACTATCCGGATGGAAGTGTTGTTCGTTGTGATTTTAACGACAACTGTCCAGTTGGGAATATGGTATTAAGTGATCCAAACGGACATGTCTGGCTTGGGAAAGCGGAGCTAGGCTGTGGATGGTTCGGGCCAGTGAATCATTTTTATGAGATGTTGGAGAAAACACGGGACGTGTCTCGTAAGCACGTTCCAAAGATGAAAGAGGATTCCGTTAAAGCCCAGTTGCAGAAACCTATAAAAGCTGAAcaataa